The Coffea arabica cultivar ET-39 chromosome 10e, Coffea Arabica ET-39 HiFi, whole genome shotgun sequence region CAATTATTTCTTCTACTTGATCCACAAAATAGGTACAAAAGCAGCTACAGTTAAGAATTGAAGCCCAGGGAAAGTATCTGAAGAAGATAATTGAAGAGCAGCAGCGTCTGAACGGAGTTCTTCCAGAAGGGCCAAGTGCAGGGGTAACAGACAATTGTGCAGATGTTGAGATGAGAACCGACCCGGGAACCCCTCCCCCGACTTCTGAGCCTCCTGTGATAGATAAGCCTGCCAAGGACCATCCTTCAACCAAGAGCCTTTCTATGGATGAATCGTTCTCTCCCCAGGAGCCTCAAACTCCTGAGTCTGGCTGCCACATGAACCTGTTTGACAACATAGACGCCGACAGGTCATCTAAGAAGCAACGCGTAGGCTTGAATGcagcattttcaaaaccagaCATGATGTTCACTCAGCAGCTATCAGGCTTGCATTCAGTGTTCCCTACAAGAGACTAGTGTGATTATGCATCATGTTCATCTGGTCTGAATGAAAGCTTAGAGACAAAAGGCCATCCGTTTGTGTAGTTCAGGGGAATCCTGTTTCAGGTTGGGC contains the following coding sequences:
- the LOC113712549 gene encoding myb family transcription factor PHL7, producing MDFMNGGNNNAANLASKQRLRWTNELHERFVDAVAQLGGPDRATPKGVLRVMGVQGLTIYHVKSHLQKYRLAKYLPDSSVDGKKLDKKDAKDMLAGLDGSSGMEITEALKLQMEVQKRLHEQLEVQKQLQLRIEAQGKYLKKIIEEQQRLNGVLPEGPSAGVTDNCADVEMRTDPGTPPPTSEPPVIDKPAKDHPSTKSLSMDESFSPQEPQTPESGCHMNLFDNIDADRSSKKQRVGLNAAFSKPDMMFTQQLSGLHSVFPTRD